The following DNA comes from Poecilia reticulata strain Guanapo linkage group LG5, Guppy_female_1.0+MT, whole genome shotgun sequence.
CATTAAGAAACTCCAGAAAAGTGAGTAGTCTAAAAAAATTTGGTGATGACATACTCCATGTGCCACAGAAATGTGTCTGGCaggttttacatttacaaagtaCTAAAATGACAGCAGGCAACGTCTCTGGACATAAAAGGCTGCTTCTattatgttttctgttgcttggTTGCACCCTTAAACATCCTGGCAGGCCCATTTGTTcagaaggcttttttttcttttctgtcccAGACTATTTACCACGTTTTTTAAGAAGCCAAATCTGACACAATCATGCAACGTGTCAGCGCAAGTTGCTGCAGGGTCATCCGTCCACCAGGGGCAGCGAGAAGTGAGAAGCAGATGTTAAAAAGAGAACGTTGGGGCAACAGGAATCCTCAGCCATCTTGAAAGCCTTAACTTTTATTCCAAGAGATCCTGTCAAGAGGCACAAGCAAGAAAACCGAGACTTTAGTTTTGGAATTTGCAAAGggtttcaatttttattttgaaataaagccTATAAAATGTGGTGAGCATTTGTACTCGGCTCCGTTTAATCTGATTCTCCAACACAAATCGAGAACTCAGATTTCTGCACAGATTTTCACAAGGCACCGAGTTGTCGTACAGATCCATGCTAATGGGCCTACATGCAAGTATTACACACTTGATCCGAGTCGTCGTTGAACTGTGTTTTCTCTGTCTCCATGTAGTTGGTGTCGACGTCGTCTACTCCCTCAATTTTGTTTGCTTCCACGTGTTCCCTCATCACAGAGTATCGGTGAACGAGGAACCTggacaaaacagaacattagTTTGAGGGGCTGACGGGAGAAGACAGGAGGAATGTGAGCAGCATTCGGGGCGGcgagatcagaaaaaaaaaacggcaacTCACCGTCCACCACAGACGTACTTCTTCACCAGCCAGACACCTGCGAGAACACTCACCAGGAGTATCGCCATGACAACCATCACTATGACAGCAGCGCTAGGTGAACTGCTGTCAGTCTGTCGTGTTCAGCAATGGATACAAACAGAAGAGAAGAAGCAACAAAATCtgacatagttttttttttctcctcgaGTGTAACAATATTCATCTGCACAGTAAGCATAAAACATTCTGCGAAAACATCAACGGTACTGTATCTTTCCTACAGCTCAGGGTTTTAGAGCttaatatattaattaatttttttttttgagatttgTATCACTGTGATGAATTGGCGACTTGTTGTCCCGCTGGAGATAGGCAGCAGCCTCCCTCGCAACCCCGCAAGGATGAACATGTTGGAAAATGGATGGTTGAATGGAAGGTATTGTAAAGTATTGGTGCAAGAACCTTAAAATgaatggttgttatggagacatGGCGATCCCACCATGTCTCTTTTCCTCTAACACTTGATctttcaggattttttattttttttacatccaccATCCTCCTATAACTTTTCATGGTGGCAAAGCAAAATTGGATCCCTGTCCAGCCATGTTCTAGTTGGATCAAAGAGAAATCCTAGAATAAATTGTTGTTATGGAAACTGTGTGACCAGAAGATGCAACGCTTTTCTGCAGCTGTCAAACAGCgggctttttcttttacatcccTGACCCTCCTCTCTCTGTAAAGTAAACATGGGTCCTCATCTAGCCATGGAAGTCACAGTTTaatatctttttgtttgtttttttaaggggGAAGTCAAAAGAGAAGCTGCACTTCCATTTAGCCAATGCAGTCAGCTTGCCTGCAAAGACAGAGATAAACTGACCAGAGGTATGGAATGAAGGGCGTCACTGATGCACAACCTCCTTAAGTCGGTCTCCTTTCTCTCCGGCTGAAAGCCTCCTTCACACTGGTTCCCAGGAATCTTCCGGTAACTTAAATTTGGAGATAAACGTCGGATGCACGGATTAGgcgataaaaacaaaacagaacgtTTTCTAAGCTCATGGTCGTGATCATGTCACCagtaaagacattttaactttttctttttatatccaGTCTGCTTAGAAAATGTATGTGTGAATTAACAAGCTGTTGAATAGCTGAATAAAGTAAcatctaaaaagaaatataattcAACAATGCAATAAATCCTGAGTTGAAACATCAGGATTTGAATGAATTTGAAAGTGTGACCAGCCTACTCACCCACTGGTCTGCAGCTGCTCAGTCGTCCCGTTCAAGCAGAACTCCAGAGCGTGGCCCACCAGCTCCTTCTGCTCCACGCACTCCGACCTGTTCTCCGGCCGGTAGTAACCAAAGTCGCTGCGGGGAAAAGGTTTTTGTGCCCCATGTTTAACGagttacaaatgaaaaaagtgAATGTGCACGGTGTTCTGCAGGAGTTGAAATCTAAAACCTTTCCTCACTTATGAAACAAGGCAAAACCATGGCAAAACAAAGTCACAGATTACTAATTAAGGTTTTCTAGAGGCATTATTTGACttagaaaactgagaaaatacttcaggtacatttattttacatttttatagacCGACATGTTCTCCTCAGTTTGTATTCTACATACAGTCTAAGAGAAATAAGTCTCTGTGTCacttcacattcacacaccacGGAAACAGCAAGTTTATCTGGAAAGTTGCAAAGCAACTCtgatcaacttttaaaaaagtaacggaaaaaatctataaatatttttaaagagggGTCGTTTTGGCACAGATAaatttgttaattatttttgcaacgCTGAAACTTTTCTGCCACTGAAACAAACATGAGAAatgatttgggtttttgttaTCTTATTTTCATCCGGACATTTTGCTGCTcctataaaacatgtttattttgtacatcGTTGTTTGTGACAGTACATGtggttttcctcattttgtaAAGTGGATGAGAGAAACCAACCTCTGTCACGTTTTATTTACACTCCCACAGAAATAGGAAGCCATCAATTTTCACTCAACCGTTTCTCTGATTAAAATACTTTCTGATGGCCTTTGATATAAGTtacatagaaataaaagaaatgcttcCCTTGTTTTAGGAGTAACAGAGGCGTAGTTTGAtcataaaaattgttttctctCCCTTTGATTAAATCTACGTAAAttaaaagttggaaaaagaaaacaccgtGATAGATTGGTCAATATAGGCTATTTGAACACATCTTTACAAGTTTTACCAAGGATTTCAATTATTGAGGGTCCTGTACTTCTTTAGCTCAGGACTTTAAAGAGTGCAACATATAATCATCTTCGTTCCTATATGATTGATAAAAACGTGACAGAATTTTCCAAAAACAAGGaaactcatttctttttttttcttttacaggaaTATTCTATATGGAaacttaaaattgtttttgtacatttcaattTTACCGAGGAGATAACAGGAGAGAAGGACAAACCAATGGTAATCTGCTGCTGAGCACGGACAGGGCAAGTGCTTCTTGGTAACGGTGAAGTCTCTTCCATTCCAGCACACCGAGTCTTTCCTCAGGCGTAAGAAGGTCTCTCTGAAGCCCATCACGCAGCCATCGCTCGAGCCACTGGGGTCTGCAGAGTGAGCCAGCCACTCTTCGTAGTCTCCTTCATTGCCTGCACGGCGACAGACGCCCCTGAGCTGTAGCGCACCTGCCCTCACATGTTGCAATTAAACATCACAGGTGTGTGTTCCTTCAACGGTACTCACAGTCCCTGGCGAGGAGCTTCCTAAAGTCTATGGTGATCACCACCCACTTGGTGTAGTCGTTCCTGTAGCCCCACAGGCTGACGTTCATGGAGCGAGAGCCGGGCTCGCTGTCCATGCCGCTGAAGTTCAGCGGGTCGCTGGTGAAGTTATACGAATGCCAGCATTGGCCTTCATCTGTGGAGAACCTGAAGGGGAGCAGGGAGAAGTTGTAGCACCTTGCAAAGCATTCAATttgtgaatttgtgtttttttttttattacaaccaAGAACttccatgtgttttattgaaattttatatGAGAGAGGAAGACAAAGGCAATTTGTCAAATTTCCCCGCAAATgtaattctgaaaagtgtggcattcatttatattcagcccTCTTTACTCGAAAGGTCGAAAATAGTCCTAATTACTTAAGGGCATCAGACTAAAGCTTGTTCATAACATCTGGGCTACgaaaacccaaaacataaacaaaatgaaatatgctAAAACTAGAGATACAATCTCACTCTATCTGGTTGATAGGTGAGTTGGTGTGCTCCACGGCAACCAGCAGTCCTCCAGAGTCCAGGATCGCGTAGTCATGGGGACCCTTCAGAGCGCGCAGCCACGAGTAGCCCCCGTCGTCAGACACGTACACGTCAGGGGCGAGATCAGACTCCGAGTCTCCAACGCTGCCTGGAGAGAGGGAACAGGAGGCGGCACGAAGAACAATTCAGCAGACAGTTCAGAGCAGACGGAAGGATGTTTGTGCGTTTTCCTGCCCTACCGTGAGCCAGGATGAGACCCACCGCGTTGGGCTGCGAGAGCGGCAGCATGGGAACGTTCATCTTCTTGGCCGTGCTGTACGAGGCGTATATGTGAAGCTTGCACTGTAACATCGAGACGAGCAGCACTGAAAACCCTCCCCCTTCACCAAAAAACACGCAACTTCACGACACTTCATCCGCAAAGCGACGGGAGCTCGTCTCACTCTGCTGGGTCTGTTGGTGGAGGTCTCGGCGTCGCAGTCGACGTTCTGGGGTCTGCGCAGCGGCTGCCACTTGGCTCCTTGGTCATATGTGATCACTGTCTCTATGTTACCGTCTGTCAGAAGGACACAAAAGCACCAAATCAGCTGTGTTAGACAGCAGATACTCAGccgagaaaataaaaaatatgatacCCCGTTAaggtattttaaatataatgcgGCCTAGAAAAAGTTGGATGTGGGTtgcatttgcctgctgtgtgagcACAGTCATGGTTTAAGATGAGTGtgtcgttttttgttttttttttctcagtgaaaaTAACATTAGGTCCATGTTGACCCACCCTCTGTGAGTATGCTGGTCATGTAGACGCCCCGCAGGGAAGAAACGGCGGTGAAGTCTGTGTCGCTTCCTGTGGTTGTGTAGAGATGGCGCTCCAGTGACTTGGAGAAGACAGCTCCTCTGTCGTCCGACACGTAGATGGTTCCAACCCCCGAGTCTGCCCCCAGACAGGACAtgaaacacacgcacgcacgcacgcacacacagcatTAAGGTCTGTGCTCTAAGCTGCGACCCACTAGTGAATCCTTACAGAAAGCTGTTCTGATTTTCAGGAATCTTTCTTTGCCTGTGGGTGAGGCTTATGCGCTATCTGAACGATCAGAAATCAGAGACACGTTCGACATCTCTAGACACGATCGGCACAACGCATGGCTCACTAACGCTAACCTCCGGGATCATCCACATGCATGAAGATCATGTCCTGATTGGCTGCGAGGATGGAGTAAAACTGCTGATGGTCGACAGCAGGAAGCTGAGCGATGTTCCAGTGATCCCCGCCGTCTACAGAGACATGGATCACACGCTCTGTACCCTAccgcacaaaaaaaacacatgtgaCATGCCTGATTTAAAGTGTACTAGCAAATTTTATCCGATGTAATGTCTAAGACGGAGCAAAAGCAGCTTGGAAAGTTCTCAGTTGACTGGATACTTTACAAACCTTTGGTTAGTTTTCATGAAGGAAAACAATGAtgagccaaaaaataaataaataaaagacacacATACCATCCCGGTCATGATGGACGAAAAGACAAATTTTCCTCCAAGGACAAAGGAGTAAACTCTGGAGGCAATTGTGTGAAAGGTTTTGCCGTAgtccattgttttctttaaatctagCATCCCTTTGTCAtctgaaaggaaaattaattataaaaaaaaaaaattggactgaATTACATGTTAATATACAACATCGTATCATCCTGCCTTACTGCATGATCCGTTGGTGTTGGTTGTTATGTAGATGCCGTTTCTTGGACccctgaaaaaagaaaaggagaaacagaagaaagcctgcatataataattttaaaaatttactttcctagtttaaaggtaaataaaaaaatgtgatggcTTTATTAATGCACTCGTTTCATCCTCCCAGCCAGCACTCCAAGCTTTTGCTTTCAGACAaggatgactttttttttttacactgcagCTGGATCAAGGACAGCAGGCTGAATAGGAAACACATTCCCGAGTTGTGATTCAGCCTGAGAACCACATCAGCTTCTGCTCTTTGTGGTCGGTGTAAGGCTCGGGCCCAAAATGACTGTGGTGACTGCGCAGATAAGCAACCGTGGGCCGATTAATCAGAGAAGAGCACAGAGTCAGGAAAGCCATCTGAACAGCGAGGCAGAGGAGAACAGCTGGgaaaacaatgaacaaaaatacGAAGCTCGTTCATCTTGCAGAAACAGCAACGACGAGCGTGCAGACCGCCAGGGCACGAACAAGCAGTCTGTACTGTGCAAACATGATGAAAATCTGTTGGTCATCACTTTATTTCGGTCAGCAACTGTGGCGATACTCTAAGTGTATTACTTCACCAGTACTTAGCAATAAACTCTAGagccaaaagatgatttaaatgtgtatatttttttgaagCAGTAAAACGCCGTGACTTATTTTCCCCAAAGGAGAAgtaaattttgtgatttttattattttttttaactctctaCATTTCTGAGAATTAAACGTACAATAAATATTCGCAGGATCAAACGACGTCATAAAacattgtcttttatttttctgaaaattaaattaagtaacattttaaaatgtttcagttataaaagtaaaagtgtttAATATCTGTATTTGGAAAACTTATCTCCCCCCAAatgactttttatgttttgttcgtaattcagattttttacaCTCTGTTGAACTTTTTCTTATAATATCAAATGAAATTTTGTAATCAATTATTGCTTACTATTGCATTTgatggttttactttttgttagcacgaataaaaatctgcatatcaaacattatatttttttctgtctgaaactgattgagtaaaaaaaaaacaaacaaaaaaaaaaggctcggAAAAGTGCTTGCTCCTTCACAAGTTCAACCTTGTAACACTTTTGGTAGTTTCCAAAACATTTCTCATGTCATGGTTTAGTTATTTAGGTAAGATTAGAGCTGTTAAAACAGCAGGCGTTCTGTTGAACAAGACAAGATAACATGATGACAGATaagctatatatttttttaaatctgttgctCATCCTCCTCCCTTTCTAATGtcaccctgggcaactgcccatatGGTCCACATCAAAACACCACAGCTCAGATACAGCTATGTCTGTCAGGAGGCTAGTCATCTGTTCTTTCCCTTTGATTCATTAGGCTTATTTCAGtaacatgttttatgtaatttacaatgtaaaatgttcttaatGTAGGTGAAACTTCAGCAGCTGATACTAGAAAATATTCTGAGAGAAACTCTCACCATCTGACCAAGCACACGCTGTTGTGTATTTTCCTCCAGGTGGCGCCAAAGTTATCAGACAGCCACAGGTCCAGCTggaaaggaagtaaaaaaaaaaaataattttagtcatAAATACTGTCGATCAGGAGTAAAATGACCGGCTCCTGAAGAGTAAGCAGCAGAGTCAGGGAGGTCCAGTTTAGCTCCACTAAAACTCAACATTCTTGGCAAAACGGAGTGCCGCTACCGTGATACTGAGTGTCAGAAGTGTGTTGCAGTCCCCGGGGTTGTACAGCATCTGAATGAGGGGCACAAATGGCAGGTCCGTCGGTTCAAAGGTCAGACCAAAGTCCCGCGAGCGAAAAAGTCGAAACCCACCGAACTCAGACACATCGCCAGTCAGGATCACCTGAAtccaaacaaaaatgatttaatgatttaaaaaaaatatatattatttaaaaaaagacacaatacAAGATGCAACATCTATTAGCTTGGCTCTTAACGGAGGCCTCACCTTTCCTGAATGATCCGGACTGATGGCGATGCCAAACTCCGTCTGGATGAAAGTGTGGTTGATCATGTTAGTCACGTCTGTGAACGTTTTCCCGTAGTcttcactgacacacacacacagaagccCTGGTTTAGGCGCATAGAACATGGCAACCTTAAAACACCCACTAATCCGTCTTTGTTAAAGGAGCCATTCCTCACCTCCTGTAGAGGTTAGACTGGCCAAATCGCATTAAGAACAACGGCACCTGAAACGTTGTCAGAACCAAGAGCACCTGTGAAGAAAAGTGTTGCACAACAGCTCTCATATACGTACACTTTATATAAATAGAGACACCTAAATATAGTGTGTAAatctctaaatattttattcagagaTTCAAGAAGACAGACCCGAAGTAGGAGAGAATCGAGGAGAATGAAAATAACGCATGGTACGAgcattttcttctaataaaaatctgaaaagtgtggaatgcatctgtattcaaattaattttccatCTTTGCAATATAGTTCAAGTTCAAACAGACTGAATGGGAAATAACAATCTTCATATCTTGCTATAAATTCTTAACTGGATTTGTGTCTCAAATTTGACTAGGCCTTTCTAACACATCAAATGGCTTTTATTTATACAACTTTGCTACAGCACAGATACCACTATACCACAGAACAGCTTTTAATTTCAGCAATTGCGCTGAGATtaaattcaaacacaaacacgtGCATTTTCTAATTAATGCACTTCTGGTTGCCCTGGACTTTATTTAGAAGCAAAGAGAGCTAAGTAAGAAGAAATGCAGGTCACATTTGGTCGGAAAGTTAAACGCACCTGAATACATTGCAAACCAGTGTATAGACATGTGAACAAAACTCACCCCTGATCCGTCTCCCACCCAGGCAAGCGAGAGTGAGCCCATTGAGCGGACTTTGAACGTATACTGAAACAGAAGAGACGAGACCGAGAAGGTGAAACAATCTTCACGCGGAACAATCAGAAGCCGACAGAGAACAAGCTAAAATATGCCGATGGAATTTGCTTAACACTATTTTGGCTTTAAAACATGAACCCCCCCCAAAGGTAAAAGTAGACTAAGCATGGTTTGAGAGCGTTCCTGTTGTTCTTTGTGCAGCGGACACACCAGCTGAGAGGACAGAATGTCCATACTGTCCAAAGTAACGCCGCCATTTGGACACACTCTGCGTGTGTGACCTACATTCCTGTGTAAATCACAAAGATTAGGTCAGACAACAAAGCAACTGCCGAGGACACCTAACATACGTTAGAGCTGAACAGACTCCActcaaattcataaaaaaaaataaataaaaaatctaactgTTAGCGTTAGCAtacttttaaaatgcatttctcaACCAACTGAGGATTTTcggtaaaaatatatataaaaaaaaaacgtggaaaaaaaCAGTTGTGACATAATACTAGAAGCagcggagagagagagagtttagagccttgttttgatttcaaaacAAGTGCTGCGACTGGAAACGACATTCCCATCCATTCGTCCGCTGTGGCTCTAACGCGTGTGGGTTTTAAGGCCTCGTCTCACACTGTTCGGAATGCAGcaaggtttattttgttttttgctatttttcccTCCCTTCGCTCATCAGCTGATGAGGCGGGCATGTTTACAAGGTACGTGCAGGCTCAGAGGGAGTTCTGCAAAGCTCTGTAAATCTGCAGAAGATTGCATGGGCTGTTGTCTGTGAGCTGAAGAATTCCTTGTAAACAGGCTCAAAAGGAAACCGGCCTGCTCTCTTCTGTCCAACTCTGCAAACACAAATTTCAGTCTCCTCTGCATAAATCACCCCACAACACTCTCCCATTGTCCATCTGTTCTGTTTTCCCTATTTTTGACCAGCTAAAGAGCTGGCAACCGAAGCAGTGCTGTTGTTTGTTGGTTCTTGAAACTTGAAACTCCTACATGAAATCAAATTTAGTCGGTGGCATTCACACATCTCCGAGGCCTGGTTGAGTCTGGAGTTTGAAGTAAAGCTGAAGCGTTAACCGGAAGCTGTACATACAAGGATTAAGTCGATCAGTTCAGGgcttttgaagatttaattgaTCTGAGCTTTTTCCATAGCGGAATGTTTATGGAACACAAGATTTTGGTTCGTAAGTTTAAACTtagtggatttttttaatttttatttttttaattgtaaggTCAATATCATGCATACAACCCCGTcttatatttgcatttatgtCCCTTAACAAGTTCCAGAGAAACCACACACTTTTCTAACAACCAACCAGGACCTGGCTCAATGCTGACAGTCTTTTCATCTGATAGTTACAAATGAAGGACTGTACTTCATTAGAATTAGAGGTGGGAATTTCTGGTACTGTTtggcaaaaatgtattaagtaacATAGTTCTATTAATGCTATGCATAATTCGATCCAATTTAAGGTGGTGTATAGGTTGCACTTTTCTCCaactaaactaaaagaaatatataagTAAGTTTCTGTGTTAAGTGCTATAAGTACTGGGGGAATTTAGATCGCCTTTTGTTTTCGATGTCCAAAGAGACGGCCTTTTTGGTGTCATTTGTTTGACTTTCTTTCTGAGACAATTGGCACCTATCTACTGAATTTAGCTATATTTACAATATGTTTACAAAATCGCGCAAATtgaactgacaaaaataaatctgcttgaaggaaacatgttaattttgaaaaaaaactcaagtttttcgACAATATGGTTTTCAGCCGTATTTAAATGGATACATTACGCAAAGCCGCCATGGAAATACTTATTGTGCATCaaatgagtcacatgatcaacagatGTTACCGCTGGaataaatgacaaagaagatgaTGGAAAatagtaggaggatgatggtttgtttttgtatttgtttagttttttttcggGCAAGGTGCAGCTGGCTCATGAACTGTGTTTTTCATCGCACACTTCAtgaaaagttgtgtgtcatAGCTCTTCTAAAATCTTATGCAATTTTCCATCAAATTTTGAAGATCCTTATACGCACAAGGTCAGATTAGGTAAAATCTGAAACTCTTGGTTGGTTTTGGTCCCACTGGATTTTGGGGTATGAAGAGGAATGAATGCAAGCACACAATCCACGCTTTTCAGGCtttctactgtaaaaaaaaaataaaaaattgtaccTATCATTTTTCCTCCGCTTTACAATTATTCACTATTTTCTTTAGTTGCATAAAATGCCCCCCAAAATATCAtgacttttatattttgcaatGTGGCAAATGTGAAAGACCCTCTGAAAATCCAGCTGGACCAAATCAGACTGAATGATCGTAGGTGAAACAGTCAATGAAAAACTCACCAACTGAGCAGTCTGTTTTTAGTAAATGATGAGCATATAACGTAGCAGATAAAGTAGATTTACTGAACACTAACAAGCCATTGTCTTAGCAAGAAGCTAAAATCAGGAGACGTCCCTACATGAGGTCTCAGTACAGACGTGACCTCATGCTGCCGCACCACATGATGAATGCAGTCTAGATCTGCTCCTGAAAAGCCTCTCCAACCCTTTATCTGCAGCTTCACTCTTGACACTGGGCGTTCAGCTTTGAGCTTTTCCGACATGGACAGCGGCGTTTGATCAGTGACTGTCTTGCAGCTGCactagaagaaaaaacacacgcACATATGCCTTCGCAGACTTCCACAGTCGACATGAAGGCGAACGGCCCCGAGTGTGGGTGACGTCCTCTCAGAGAGGTCGGGATGCCAATACAATGAAGTCCTTATTCCCTCTGCGCTGGGCCTTAGCGTTCGGCTTTAGCCCTGTTTACACacaaaacctcagaagaagaggTCAGGCTTTAAGTCTCTGATCTAAACACTCAAAGCTGTGTACACCAGGCCTGTGTTACTGGACAGAACGACACGCTGGCTAGAACTACCAAAATTATTACTCAGAAAAACCGTGAGAGAAGAGAATCTCATCACAACAACAGGCCATGTTTTGAAATGAGGACAGAAGGATGGCAGCGCTGGCTTTAGACGTTACCGTGTAAGAATTAC
Coding sequences within:
- the LOC103464892 gene encoding sortilin-like isoform X2 yields the protein MDILSSQLYTFKVRSMGSLSLAWVGDGSGVLLVLTTFQVPLFLMRFGQSNLYRSEDYGKTFTDVTNMINHTFIQTEFGIAISPDHSGKVILTGDVSEFGGFRLFRSRDFGLTFEPTDLPFVPLIQMLYNPGDCNTLLTLSITLDLWLSDNFGATWRKIHNSVCLVRWGPRNGIYITTNTNGSCNDKGMLDLKKTMDYGKTFHTIASRVYSFVLGGKFVFSSIMTGMGTERVIHVSVDGGDHWNIAQLPAVDHQQFYSILAANQDMIFMHVDDPGDSGVGTIYVSDDRGAVFSKSLERHLYTTTGSDTDFTAVSSLRGVYMTSILTEDGNIETVITYDQGAKWQPLRRPQNVDCDAETSTNRPSRCKLHIYASYSTAKKMNVPMLPLSQPNAVGLILAHGSVGDSESDLAPDVYVSDDGGYSWLRALKGPHDYAILDSGGLLVAVEHTNSPINQIEFSTDEGQCWHSYNFTSDPLNFSGMDSEPGSRSMNVSLWGYRNDYTKWVVITIDFRKLLARDCNEGDYEEWLAHSADPSGSSDGCVMGFRETFLRLRKDSVCWNGRDFTVTKKHLPCPCSAADYHCDFGYYRPENRSECVEQKELVGHALEFCLNGTTEQLQTSGYRKIPGNQCEGGFQPERKETDLRRLCISDALHSIPLTDSSSPSAAVIVMVVMAILLVSVLAGVWLVKKYVCGGRFLVHRYSVMREHVEANKIEGVDDVDTNYMETEKTQFNDDSDQDLLE
- the LOC103464892 gene encoding sortilin-like isoform X1, with the protein product MIVCILALGLFSSALGRHLQDGSDLSRVRRLHGEPGDAEVRHSLERTELSRRSAGLNEQTCTALRGVESALQNSTSTYTFKVRSMGSLSLAWVGDGSGVLLVLTTFQVPLFLMRFGQSNLYRSEDYGKTFTDVTNMINHTFIQTEFGIAISPDHSGKVILTGDVSEFGGFRLFRSRDFGLTFEPTDLPFVPLIQMLYNPGDCNTLLTLSITLDLWLSDNFGATWRKIHNSVCLVRWGPRNGIYITTNTNGSCNDKGMLDLKKTMDYGKTFHTIASRVYSFVLGGKFVFSSIMTGMGTERVIHVSVDGGDHWNIAQLPAVDHQQFYSILAANQDMIFMHVDDPGDSGVGTIYVSDDRGAVFSKSLERHLYTTTGSDTDFTAVSSLRGVYMTSILTEDGNIETVITYDQGAKWQPLRRPQNVDCDAETSTNRPSRCKLHIYASYSTAKKMNVPMLPLSQPNAVGLILAHGSVGDSESDLAPDVYVSDDGGYSWLRALKGPHDYAILDSGGLLVAVEHTNSPINQIEFSTDEGQCWHSYNFTSDPLNFSGMDSEPGSRSMNVSLWGYRNDYTKWVVITIDFRKLLARDCNEGDYEEWLAHSADPSGSSDGCVMGFRETFLRLRKDSVCWNGRDFTVTKKHLPCPCSAADYHCDFGYYRPENRSECVEQKELVGHALEFCLNGTTEQLQTSGYRKIPGNQCEGGFQPERKETDLRRLCISDALHSIPLTDSSSPSAAVIVMVVMAILLVSVLAGVWLVKKYVCGGRFLVHRYSVMREHVEANKIEGVDDVDTNYMETEKTQFNDDSDQDLLE
- the LOC103464892 gene encoding sortilin-like isoform X3, whose product is MINHTFIQTEFGIAISPDHSGKVILTGDVSEFGGFRLFRSRDFGLTFEPTDLPFVPLIQMLYNPGDCNTLLTLSITLDLWLSDNFGATWRKIHNSVCLVRWGPRNGIYITTNTNGSCNDKGMLDLKKTMDYGKTFHTIASRVYSFVLGGKFVFSSIMTGMGTERVIHVSVDGGDHWNIAQLPAVDHQQFYSILAANQDMIFMHVDDPGDSGVGTIYVSDDRGAVFSKSLERHLYTTTGSDTDFTAVSSLRGVYMTSILTEDGNIETVITYDQGAKWQPLRRPQNVDCDAETSTNRPSRCKLHIYASYSTAKKMNVPMLPLSQPNAVGLILAHGSVGDSESDLAPDVYVSDDGGYSWLRALKGPHDYAILDSGGLLVAVEHTNSPINQIEFSTDEGQCWHSYNFTSDPLNFSGMDSEPGSRSMNVSLWGYRNDYTKWVVITIDFRKLLARDCNEGDYEEWLAHSADPSGSSDGCVMGFRETFLRLRKDSVCWNGRDFTVTKKHLPCPCSAADYHCDFGYYRPENRSECVEQKELVGHALEFCLNGTTEQLQTSGYRKIPGNQCEGGFQPERKETDLRRLCISDALHSIPLTDSSSPSAAVIVMVVMAILLVSVLAGVWLVKKYVCGGRFLVHRYSVMREHVEANKIEGVDDVDTNYMETEKTQFNDDSDQDLLE